The region TCAACGCCGAGCAGGAGGTCTATCAGGCGCGCTTCACCCAGCAGCAGACCCTCGGTCAGCTGCACCAGCTGCAGCTCAACTGCCTGTATAACACCGGGCAGCTGCGTCATGCGTTCGATCTTGATAACCGCACCATCCAGACCGTGGAGATCCAGCCATGAAGCAGCGCGAAATCCCGCAGGGTGAAAACATGACGGATGAGGCGCTGGCGCAGTGGGCGCAGGCCTTTGGTTTTGTCGCCACGCGCTACCGCGTCGCCTGCTCGCCCGGCTCGCTCATCGCGGGCGCGCCGTGGCTAAAAGGCAAACCGATGGTGCCCGCCCTCACCCAGCTGGCCCGCGAAGCGGGGCTGTCGTTTCAGCTCCTTACCGACGATCGGCAGGCGATCAACAGCTGGCGTCTGCCAGTAGTGGTGGCGATGAACGACGGCAGGATCGGCGTGATCGAGCATTTCGACGGGGAGGATACGCTGGAGGTCAGCTTTTTCGACAATGAGACCTATACCAACCGGCTGTCGATGACGGCGATGCTGCCCGCTATCCGCCACGTTATTGCCCTGCGTCCCCTCGCCGCGCTGAAGGACAGCCGCGTGGACGCCTACATCTCAAAATACCGTCCGGACTGGCTCTACCGGCTGGTGATGCGCGACCTGCGCCCCTACAGCTGGGTCATGCTGGCCGCCCTCTTTATCAACGTGCTGTCGCTCTCCGGGATTGTCTTTTCCATGCAGGTCTATGACCGGGTGATCCCCGCCCAGTCCTATCCGACGCTTTACGTCCTGACCATCGGGGTGCTGATTGCCACCCTGTTTGGCTTTGTGCTGCGCGTGGCGCGCGGGCACATTATGGATCTGCTCGGCAAGCGCTCGGACATGCGCGTTTCAGATCGCGTCTTCGGCCACGCGCTGCGGCTGCGCAACAGCGCGATCCCCCGCTCCACCGGCAGCTTTATCTCTCAGCTGCGCGAGCTGGAGCAGATCCGCGAGATGGTCACCTCGTCCACTATCTCGACCATTGTCGACCTGCCCTTCTTTTTACTGTTCGTGGTGGTGCTGGCGATCATCGCCCCGCAGCTGGCGTGGATCGCCCCGGTCGCGGCGGTGATCATGGTCCTGCCCGGCCTGCTGCTGCAGAAGAAGCTGGCGGAGCTGGCGAAGCAGTCGGCCCATGAATCGACCCTGCGCAACGCGGTGCTGGTGGAGAGCGTGCAAGGTCTGGAGGACATCAAGCTGATGCAGGCGGAAAACCGCTTTTTGCAACAGTGGAACAGCTATATCCAGATCACCGCGGAATCCGGCCTGCGCACCCGCGAGCTGACGCAGAACCTGATCAGCTGGGGGATGACCATTCAGAGCCTGGTCTACGCCGGGGTGATTGTGGTCGGCGCCCCGATGGTGATCGACGGCACCCTGACTACCGGCTCGGTGGTTGCCGCGTCGATGCTGGCCTCCCGCATGATCGCCCCGATGGCGACGCTGTGCGGCGTGCTGGCGCGCTGGCAGCAGGTCAAAGCGGCAAAA is a window of Enterobacter cloacae complex sp. ECNIH7 DNA encoding:
- a CDS encoding type I secretion system permease/ATPase; translation: MKQREIPQGENMTDEALAQWAQAFGFVATRYRVACSPGSLIAGAPWLKGKPMVPALTQLAREAGLSFQLLTDDRQAINSWRLPVVVAMNDGRIGVIEHFDGEDTLEVSFFDNETYTNRLSMTAMLPAIRHVIALRPLAALKDSRVDAYISKYRPDWLYRLVMRDLRPYSWVMLAALFINVLSLSGIVFSMQVYDRVIPAQSYPTLYVLTIGVLIATLFGFVLRVARGHIMDLLGKRSDMRVSDRVFGHALRLRNSAIPRSTGSFISQLRELEQIREMVTSSTISTIVDLPFFLLFVVVLAIIAPQLAWIAPVAAVIMVLPGLLLQKKLAELAKQSAHESTLRNAVLVESVQGLEDIKLMQAENRFLQQWNSYIQITAESGLRTRELTQNLISWGMTIQSLVYAGVIVVGAPMVIDGTLTTGSVVAASMLASRMIAPMATLCGVLARWQQVKAAKEGLDSIMQLPTENQREETPIRQDVLRGHYLFEQAQFRYQPDDPRMALRINRLEIRPGEKVAILGRNGAGKSTLLQAMAGGMDLAAGELRLDNFSLPHLDVADVRRNVGFMTQNARLFYGTLRENITLGMPRATDEEIFEALELTGAAGFVQKLPKGLDYPIMENGVGLSGGQRQSILLARMLLRDPNIVLMDEPTASLDEHTEREFIQRLGDWLGHRTLIVATHRVPVLELVERVVVLKEGMLVMDAPKAQALNNSRMQQQQQQAATGREWKNENQSA